The Urbifossiella limnaea genome has a window encoding:
- a CDS encoding prenyltransferase/squalene oxidase repeat-containing protein yields MIPAALLAAAVAAPADFPPPEPTKADEPVAKAYSPAKAAAYLDGVGVGWTRERKCVTCHTNLPYLMARPKLAGDAGWKEVRKFFEADATAWAAGAKPRGPAYVVGTALGLAATDSHAGKLTQPTRDALARMWKDQRADGGWNWLKCDWPPMEHDDYYGVTLAALAVGLAPDGYAKTDAATAGLTKLRGYLEKNAAPDLHHAAMLLWASTKVDGLMNKGQQAGVVAQLRAAQRADGGWSLPALGQYRRRDEAKSPNEATASDGYATGLAVYVLRQAGVPAADPAVARGAAWLRANQRESGRWYTRSLNTDRAHYITNAGSAFAVLALAACGE; encoded by the coding sequence GTGATCCCCGCCGCCCTCCTCGCCGCGGCCGTCGCCGCGCCGGCCGACTTTCCCCCGCCCGAGCCCACGAAGGCCGACGAGCCGGTGGCGAAGGCGTACTCGCCGGCGAAGGCCGCCGCGTACCTCGACGGCGTCGGCGTGGGCTGGACGCGCGAGCGAAAGTGCGTGACGTGCCACACGAACTTGCCGTACCTCATGGCCCGCCCGAAGCTCGCCGGCGACGCCGGGTGGAAAGAGGTCCGCAAGTTCTTCGAAGCCGACGCGACCGCGTGGGCGGCGGGTGCGAAGCCGCGCGGGCCGGCCTACGTCGTCGGCACCGCCCTCGGCCTGGCCGCGACCGACTCCCACGCCGGCAAGCTGACCCAACCCACCCGCGACGCGCTCGCGCGGATGTGGAAGGACCAGCGGGCCGACGGCGGGTGGAACTGGCTGAAGTGCGACTGGCCGCCGATGGAACACGACGACTACTACGGCGTCACGCTCGCGGCGCTGGCCGTCGGGCTGGCGCCGGACGGGTACGCCAAGACCGACGCCGCGACGGCCGGGTTGACGAAGCTACGCGGCTACCTGGAGAAGAACGCGGCGCCGGACCTGCACCACGCGGCGATGCTGCTGTGGGCGAGCACGAAGGTGGACGGGCTCATGAACAAGGGGCAGCAGGCGGGCGTGGTAGCGCAGCTGCGGGCGGCGCAGCGGGCGGACGGCGGGTGGTCGCTGCCGGCACTTGGGCAGTACCGGCGGCGCGACGAGGCGAAGTCGCCGAACGAGGCGACGGCCAGCGACGGGTACGCGACCGGGCTGGCGGTGTACGTGCTGCGGCAGGCGGGTGTGCCTGCGGCCGACCCGGCGGTGGCTCGCGGGGCGGCGTGGCTGCGGGCCAACCAGCGCGAGAGCGGCCGATGGTACACGCGGAGCCTGAACACCGACCGGGCGCACTACATCACGAACGCCGGTTCGGCGTTCGCGGTACTGGCGCTGGCCGCGTGCGGGGAATAA